AACAAGGCCAATTATTGCCCGAAAATTTGGTCAAAGCCAGCGATGTCAATGAAAAAGTCTCGTTGAACGTCAAGATGCGTGAAGGATACGATCACTCTTATTACTACATCGCCTCGTTCATCAGCGATCATTTCGAGCATCACAACAAATGGCTCGTCGAAGTCGATGAAACGCTCAAAAAACTCGGCGCTTAAAGTTTTGTTCAACAAAAAGTTCTATTCAtcgtcaaataaaattcttttcttaTACAAAAATCCTAATTTTTCGATACAGGTCCTCTCAGTTTATGCCACTGCTGTACAACCAACTGCCCCTTAGGCCAAACATATTGCGTTCCAAAGTAACACCAAAACAATCCAAAGGCAGCACCGCCCAAATGAGCCGCATgatcgaaaaatttccatcCCAAGATGACGCCAGCAAGATCGAGACCCATGATGACTTTGATGGCAGACCCCGCGGAAAACGTAAACATCGGCAAAAACATGATACTCAACTGCGTATCGGGATATTTCGCACAAATGTACGCCAAAATGGTGAGAATTGCTCCGGAAGCGCCCAACGAAAGGCCTGGCTGCATCACAGCTGCTTTGTACATGTAACTGGCGAGAGAGGAAATTACGCCGCCCGTCAGATACACGCCGAGAAATTGTTCGGCGCCTAATGAGGCAACAGCTCCGTTACTGAAACTATGTAGGACGTACATGTTGGCGAATATATGGAACGCAGAGTAGTGACTGAAGGTCGAAAGCAGCATGGGCCAACAAACGGCTcctattttgaagaaaatttcgttaaaaaaaatcatttttttagataaaaatggaCTTACTTGCTGCTGGATTcga
The sequence above is drawn from the Culicoides brevitarsis isolate CSIRO-B50_1 chromosome 1, AGI_CSIRO_Cbre_v1, whole genome shotgun sequence genome and encodes:
- the LOC134831098 gene encoding presenilins-associated rhomboid-like protein, mitochondrial, yielding MALRQLINLREALFSRSGNQYLQQFRAQTKSFRNRSRQTETKQLLPFESHDSGNIDPSKVWKAFVFTGAFSVTTFATVSILQYERLRSRMESHILQTAPNFKWIKDKMSGKKEEVSELKREITALWNKLSSGEKVFVPLCALNVIVFGLWRVPRLQPFMLKYFTSNPAARAVCWPMLLSTFSHYSAFHIFANMYVLHSFSNGAVASLGAEQFLGVYLTGGVISSLASYMYKAAVMQPGLSLGASGAILTILAYICAKYPDTQLSIMFLPMFTFSAGSAIKVIMGLDLAGVILGWKFFDHAAHLGGAAFGLFWCYFGTQYVWPKGQLVVQQWHKLRGPVSKN